From the genome of bacterium:
CTATCCTATCATTATATAAGGAAAATTGAGGAAGACCTCCCCAAAAATGGGGTCCTATTGAATAAAACCATTCTTCTTGTTTACTTGATATATTAACCCTTGAAACCCCTCTTGGTGTTCTACCATATCCTGCATCATTCATCACATAGAGTTTGCCATCTAAAAGATAAAGGGGTGCAATTCCACCATCATAACTTACGCTTTTTGAAAAACTCCACAAAGTAGAACCTGTTGCTGAGTAAAAATTAATCTCTCCCCTTCCCAATCCAATATCACCAAGCCCTGTCCCAACACTAATATCTAATACTCCGTCAGAATTAATATCTAAAAGTGATGATAGATAATACGAGGTATTTATAGTATTTTTGATATTTCCTAAACTATCTGCAATATATATCACATTGCCGCTTTTAAATACAATTTCATTTTGGCCATCTCCATTAACATCACCTACAAGTGTATAAGAGGGTGATTTGTTTATGATTGCTTTAGTGTTAAAATTTGATAGAGTTTGTGGTAAAGAAGCAACGGGAACATAATATGAGCCTTGCAGATCATAACCTGAAAGAGGCCAATTCATACCCTCTTTTGTGCCACGAGAGAGCGATGTAACTGCTATACTCTTCGTTTGGGAAGGATGTGCCGCATTTATTGCCTCCTGGATGGTGGTATAGCTTCCTGGCACATACAAATTCGCTGCCCAAGCCAAACCCGCCAAAACCAGCAACCCTAAAACCTTCTTCATAAATCCTAAATCCTCTCACCTACCCCCTCAGGCTTTGCCTGCTCATCCTTTAAACAAAAAATTGGTAATCAAAAAGAAAGGCTTGTTCCACCAACAAGGAATAAACCGTTAGCACTTACTTTAACATTTCCAAAATCACTTCCTCCCAATAGATAGCCT
Proteins encoded in this window:
- a CDS encoding VCBS repeat-containing protein — protein: MKKVLGLLVLAGLAWAANLYVPGSYTTIQEAINAAHPSQTKSIAVTSLSRGTKEGMNWPLSGYDLQGSYYVPVASLPQTLSNFNTKAIINKSPSYTLVGDVNGDGQNEIVFKSGNVIYIADSLGNIKNTINTSYYLSSLLDINSDGVLDISVGTGLGDIGLGRGEINFYSATGSTLWSFSKSVSYDGGIAPLYLLDGKLYVMNDAGYGRTPRGVSRVNISSKQEEWFYSIGPHFWGGLPQFSLYNDRIALNSGTPHNGATGNGYNGNGATTDDGNLWHIVIDSSGNQIFTRKVNNANTDGSLVQRILPNGNIIALESHWFNPYWGTAKIHLLNPGGNEIATRNRGLNVQLNAAFNSSVVVVGGQDGVIEVLSPNDLVVQSSKNIGTTIWIAGINDIDGDGSEEIIAYTPSKVYIYSMNLIEEWNYTSPSGEIRNVQITDITGDGKMDIIVSTTTSLFIISQ